One part of the Chlorocebus sabaeus isolate Y175 unplaced genomic scaffold, mChlSab1.0.hap1 unalloc_scaffold_532, whole genome shotgun sequence genome encodes these proteins:
- the LOC140711302 gene encoding uncharacterized protein isoform X2, with the protein MGDRIIFRIMSNPDAMVSHKTLEVLISRGVGPKILYFYGALCSAQVSFTLRVLEEEMSAAEKDAPQGGRSHYFQEHDPQKHEKSRCHGFTQDAGVSFLWIRELGISVL; encoded by the exons ATGGGGGACAGAATTATCTTCAGAATCATGAGCAATCCAGATGCTATGGTTTCACACAAGACATTGGAAGTTCTTATCTCTAGGGG GGTTGGACCCAAGATTCTGTACTTCTATGGAGCCCTGTGTTCTGCCCAGGTGTCATTTACTCTCAG AGtcctggaagaagaaatgagCGCTGCTGAGAAAGATGCTCCACAAGGAGGAAGGAGTCACTATTTTCAGGAGCATGATCCGCAGAAGCATGAGAAATCCAGATGCCATGGCTTTACACAGGATGCTGGAGTTTCTTTCCTCTGGATCCGGGAACTTGGCATCAGTGTTCTGTAA
- the LOC140711301 gene encoding ubiquitin carboxyl-terminal hydrolase 17-like has translation MARHLKTLSEEIASFCNVWSQQKKLVILAPGDMEADSLHLGGEWQFNRFSKLISSQPDAAFAEIQRTSLPEKSPLSSETQVNLCDDLAPVARQPAPRKKLPLSSRRPAAVGAGLQNMGNTCYLNASLQCLTYTPPLANYMLSQEHSQLCQRHKCCMLCTMEAHITRALHCPGHVIQPSQALAAGFHRGKQEDAHEFLMFIVDAMTKACFPGHKQVDHDSEDTTLIHQIFGGCWRSQIKCLHCQGVSDTFDPYLDIALDIQAAQSVKQALEQVVKPEELNGENAYHCGLCLQKAPASKTFTLHTSAKVLILVLKRFSDVTGNKLAKNVQYPECLDMQPYMSQQNTGPLVYVLYAVLVHAGWSCHNGHYLSYVKAPGGQWYKMDDTKVTACSIASVLSQQAYVLFYIQKSELERCSESVSIGREPGAPGAEHKDRRATQGELQREPCLQVPDLEEHLVERATQESTLDHWKFLQEQNKTKPDFNVRKVECTLPPNVLVIHPSKYKSGMNNHHPEQQSSLLNLSSRKLTPQESMNTDTLTSLQGRTRRSKGRNKHSKRALFVCQ, from the coding sequence ATGGCGCGTCATTTGAAGACTCTCTCGGAAGAGATAGCGTCTTTCTGCAACGTGTGGTCCCAGCAGAAAAAGCTTGTGATCCTTGCTCCTGGCGACATGGAGGCCGATTCACTCCACTTGGGAGGTGAGTGGCAGTTCAACCGCTTTTCAAAACTCATATCTTCTCAGCCAGATGCAGCTTTTGCTGAAATTCAGCGGACTTCTCTACCTGAGAAGTCACCACTGTCATCTGAGACCCAAGTCAACCTCTGTGATGATTTGGCTCCTGTGGCAAGACAGCCTGCCCCCAGAAAGAAGCTTCCTCTCAGTAGTAGGAGACCTGCTGCGGTGGGGGCTGGGCTCCAGAATATGGGAAATACTTGCTACTTGAATGCTTCCCTGCAGTGCCTGACATACACACCACCCCTTGCCAACTACATGCTGTCGCAGGAGCACTCTCAACTTTGTCAGCGTCACAAGTGCTGCATGCTGTGTACGATGGAAGCTCACATTACACGGGCCCTACACTGTCCTGGCCACGTCATCCAGCCCTCACAGGCATTGGCTGCTGGCTTCCATCGAGGCAAGCAGGAAGATGCCCATGAGTTTCTGATGTTTATTGTGGATGCGATGACAAAGGCATGCTTTCCCGGGCACAAGCAGGTAGATCATGACTCTGAAGACACCACCCTCATCCACCAGATATTTGGAGGCTGCTGGAGATCTCAAATCAAGTGTCTCCACTGCCAGGGCGTTTCGGACACCTTTGACCCTTACCTGGACATCgccctggatatccaggcagctCAGAGTGTGAAGCAAGCTTTGGAACAGGTGGTGAAGCCCGAAGAACTCAATGGAGAGAATGCCTATCATTGTGGTCTTTGTCTCCAGAAGGCACCTGCCTCCAAGACGTTCACTCTACACACTTCTGCCAAGGTCCTCATCCTTGTATTGAAGAGATTCTCCGATGTCACAGGCAACAAACTTGCCAAGAATGTGCAATACCCTGAGTGCCTTGACATGCAGCCATACATGTCTCAGCAGAACACAGGACCTCTAGTCTATGTCCTCTATGCTGTGCTGGTCCACGCTGGGTGGAGTTGTCACAACGGACATTACCTCTCTTATGTCAAAGCTCCAGGAGGCCAGTGGTATAAAATGGATGACACCAAGGTCACTGCCTGTAGCATCGCTTCTGTCCTGAGTCAACAGGCCTATGTCCTCTTTTACATCCAGAAGAGTGAACTGGAAAGATGCAGTGAGAGTGTGTCAATAGGCAGGGAACCAGGAGCCCCTGGCGCTGAACACAAAGACAGGCGAGCAACGCAAGGAGAGCTCCAGAGAGAACCCTGCCTCCAGGTACCCGACTTGGAGGAGCACTTAGTGGAAAGAGCCACTCAGGAAAGCACCTTAGACCACTGGAAGTTCctccaagagcaaaacaaaaccaagcctgACTTCAACGTCAGAAAAGTCGAATGTACCCTGCCTCCCAACGTGCTTGTGATTCATCCATCAAAATACAAGAGTGGGATGAACAACCATCATCCTGAACAGCAAAGCTCCCTGCTGAACCTCTCTTCAAGGAAACTGACACCTCAGGAGTCCATGAACACTGACACACTCACTTCTCTGCAAGGGAGGACCAGGAGATCCAAAGGGAGGAACAAACACAGCAAGAGGGCTCTGTTTGTGTGCCAGTGA